The following coding sequences are from one Eucalyptus grandis isolate ANBG69807.140 chromosome 11, ASM1654582v1, whole genome shotgun sequence window:
- the LOC104425130 gene encoding uncharacterized protein LOC104425130: MGRLWGLMMHVLLLCLFEVESSNAQSTVGSPRALDAVLQDYAYRAFNRARTGVSYDGTVPPNLTGIKVSAMRLRSGSLRSRGVTAYKEFEIPTGVTETPYVERLVLVYQNLGNWSAVYYPLPGYAYLSPVLGLLAYDAFNLSATNLLELDIRTTANPIVINFTDVKSPPLGSVAKCVSFDINGSINFSNLISSNVCSTTEQGHFSIVVESIAPSPSPISPPPTPGGGGPTPGKAGHGKSNTKVWIIVGSVVGGLALILLLSLLALWAQKFKQRKNMQQMEKAAEAGETLHMTSVGDTKAPAAMVTRTQPILESEYVP, from the coding sequence ATGGGGCGTCTCTGGGGTCTCATGATGCATGTCCTTTTGTTATGCTTATTTGAGGTTGAGAGTTCGAATGCCCAGTCTACTGTCGGATCCCCACGAGCTTTGGATGCGGTTCTCCAGGATTATGCATATAGGGCTTTTAACCGCGCTAGGACAGGCGTTTCCTACGACGGAACTGTTCCCCCAAACTTGACAGGGATTAAGGTATCTGCAATGAGGCTTCGGAGTGGCAGCTTGCGAAGCAGAGGTGTTACGGCGTACAAGGAGTTTGAAATTCCAACTGGAGTTACTGAGACTCCATATGTTGAGAGGCTGGTTCTTGTGTATCAAAATCTGGGAAATTGGTCTGCGGTGTATTATCCGTTACCTGGTTACGCGTATTTATCACCCGTTCTGGGTCTTCTTGCTTATGACGCATTTAACTTGTCGGCTACGAATTTGCTAGAGTTGGATATCAGGACAACTGCTAACCCCATAGTGATTAATTTCACAGATGTGAAGTCTCCTCCACTGGGGTCTGTTGCCAAGTGTGTTTCATTTGATATAAATGGTTCTATCAATTTCAGCAATCTGATATCGAGCAATGTATGCTCTACAACAGAACAGGGACATTTTTCCATAGTGGTTGAATCTATTGCTCCGTCCCCTTCTCCAATCTCTCCGCCTCCAACACCTGGTGGAGGAGGACCAACACCAGGAAAGGCAGGTCATGGAAAGTCCAACACCAAAGTCTGGATAATTGTCGGGTCTGTTGTGGGGGGATTAGCATTGATTTTGCTACTGAGTTTGTTAGCGTTATGGGCACAAAAGTTcaagcaaagaaagaatatgCAACAGATGGAGAAGGCTGCAGAAGCCGGGGAAACACTGCATATGACTTCGGTTGGTGATACGAAAGCACCAGCAGCTATGGTCACCAGAACCCAGCCCATTCTCGAGAGTGAATATGTGCCCTAA